The following are encoded in a window of Solidesulfovibrio magneticus RS-1 genomic DNA:
- a CDS encoding fumarate reductase iron-sulfur subunit, whose translation MGRTLTFNIFRYNPSDPASSPHMDKFTLDETERMTLFIALNRIREEIDPTLMFDFCCRAGICGACAMVINGRPGLACHTKTKEMPAEITLMPLPVFKLVGDLSVDTGTWFRGMYQKVESWVHTDKKFDPKAQEERMDNALAEQIYELDRCIECGCCVGACGTALMREDFLGAVALNRLARFILDPRDQRTEKDYFDIVGTDEGIFGCMGLLACEDVCPKQIPLQEQLGKLRRKMALAAVKNILPKFLKKDF comes from the coding sequence ATGGGCAGAACGCTGACTTTCAATATATTCCGGTACAACCCGTCCGATCCGGCTTCCTCGCCGCATATGGACAAATTCACCCTGGACGAAACCGAGCGCATGACCCTTTTTATTGCGCTCAACCGCATCCGCGAGGAAATCGACCCGACCCTGATGTTCGACTTCTGCTGCCGGGCCGGCATCTGCGGCGCTTGCGCCATGGTCATTAACGGCCGGCCGGGACTGGCCTGCCACACCAAGACCAAGGAAATGCCCGCCGAGATCACGCTCATGCCCCTGCCGGTCTTCAAGCTGGTGGGCGACTTGTCCGTGGATACCGGCACCTGGTTTCGCGGCATGTACCAGAAGGTCGAATCCTGGGTGCACACCGACAAGAAATTCGACCCCAAGGCTCAGGAAGAGCGCATGGACAACGCCCTGGCCGAGCAGATTTACGAGCTGGACCGCTGCATCGAATGCGGCTGCTGCGTGGGCGCCTGCGGCACGGCGCTCATGCGCGAGGACTTCCTCGGCGCGGTGGCCCTAAACAGGCTCGCCCGGTTCATTCTTGATCCCCGCGACCAGCGCACCGAGAAAGATTACTTCGACATCGTCGGCACCGACGAAGGCATCTTCGGCTGCATGGGCTTACTCGCCTGCGAAGACGTCTGCCCCAAGCAGATTCCGCTCCAAGAACAGCTCGGCAAGCTGCGCCGCAAGATGGCTTTGGCCGCCGTCAAAAACATCCTGCCCAAGTTCCTTAAAAAGGACTTCTAG
- a CDS encoding tetratricopeptide repeat protein, protein MKLRDILILAFAALLFAASPALAKKHAAVNPINADYAKGVAAVNDRHWNDGIALLTKVIDNPATPKELVPLALTNRGTAYANKKMTAEALADLDKAINLNPDYTAAYYDRARILAMQNKHAEAVADLTKAIEHSKAGKPQAVYYKNRALSYGAMSKLDEAKADFAKAKQLDPKIKIPMHYKPMMAQ, encoded by the coding sequence ATGAAGCTTCGCGACATCCTCATTCTTGCCTTTGCCGCCTTGCTCTTTGCCGCATCCCCGGCCCTGGCCAAGAAGCACGCCGCCGTCAATCCCATAAACGCCGATTACGCCAAGGGCGTGGCCGCCGTGAACGACCGCCATTGGAACGACGGCATCGCCCTTCTGACCAAGGTCATCGACAATCCGGCCACGCCCAAGGAGCTTGTGCCCCTGGCCCTGACCAACCGGGGCACGGCCTACGCCAACAAGAAGATGACCGCCGAGGCCCTGGCCGATCTCGACAAGGCCATCAACCTCAACCCCGACTATACCGCCGCCTATTATGATCGGGCCCGTATCCTGGCCATGCAGAACAAGCACGCCGAAGCCGTGGCCGATCTGACCAAGGCCATTGAACACAGCAAGGCCGGCAAGCCCCAGGCCGTCTACTACAAGAACCGGGCCTTGAGCTACGGGGCCATGTCCAAGCTCGACGAGGCCAAGGCCGACTTCGCCAAGGCCAAGCAGCTTGACCCCAAGATCAAGATCCCCATGCACTACAAGCCTATGATGGCCCAGTAA
- a CDS encoding fumarate hydratase, with the protein MKIVQAKDIREAVAAMCIAANRELPADVRAAFEAAHAAEEAPAAKEIFRQLLENADLARDTGLPLCQDCGLAVFFVEAGEDVRVEGSTLREAINDGMITGYKDGFLRKSSCDPFTRKNTGDNSPSIIHFDIVPGDTLKITMMAKGGGSENMSRVTMLSPAQGWKGIKDFVVNRVAEAGPNPCPPTIVGVGIGGNFELAAVNSKKALMRELDDTHPDPEIAKLEDELLAAINALGIGPMGLGGKTTSLGVKILVAPCHLASLPLAVNIQCHSARHKEVIF; encoded by the coding sequence ATGAAGATCGTACAAGCCAAGGACATCCGCGAAGCCGTGGCCGCCATGTGCATCGCGGCCAACCGCGAGCTGCCCGCCGACGTGCGCGCCGCCTTCGAGGCCGCCCACGCCGCCGAGGAAGCCCCGGCCGCCAAGGAAATCTTCCGCCAGCTCCTGGAAAACGCCGACCTGGCCCGGGACACCGGACTGCCCCTGTGCCAGGACTGCGGCCTGGCCGTCTTTTTCGTCGAGGCCGGCGAAGACGTGCGAGTGGAAGGCTCGACCCTGCGCGAGGCCATAAACGACGGCATGATTACCGGTTACAAGGACGGGTTTCTGCGAAAATCCTCCTGCGATCCCTTTACCCGCAAAAACACCGGCGACAACTCGCCCTCCATCATCCACTTCGACATCGTGCCCGGCGACACGCTCAAAATCACCATGATGGCCAAGGGCGGCGGCTCGGAAAACATGTCGCGCGTCACCATGCTCTCCCCGGCCCAGGGCTGGAAGGGCATCAAGGACTTCGTGGTCAACCGCGTGGCCGAGGCCGGCCCCAACCCCTGCCCGCCCACCATCGTCGGCGTCGGCATCGGCGGCAACTTCGAACTGGCCGCGGTCAATTCCAAAAAGGCGCTCATGCGCGAACTGGACGACACCCATCCCGACCCCGAGATCGCCAAGCTCGAGGACGAACTGCTGGCCGCCATTAACGCCCTGGGCATCGGCCCCATGGGCCTTGGCGGCAAGACCACGAGCCTTGGCGTCAAGATCCTGGTCGCGCCGTGCCACCTGGCCAGCCTGCCCCTGGCCGTCAACATCCAGTGCCACAGCGCCCGCCACAAGGAGGTCATCTTCTAA
- a CDS encoding Fe-S-containing hydro-lyase, with product MAEHHLTTPITDADVEKLKTGDVVFITGHIYTARDAAHKRLVETLDAGNPLPFDLKGALIYYVGPSPAPPGRPIGSAGPTTSYRMDTYAPRLHSLGLKGTIGKGKRSDEVKAALAEHKAVYLGATGGAGALLSQRITDAKVIAYEDLGPEAIRELTVKDFPLLVINDCHGGELYVKPNLG from the coding sequence ATGGCCGAACATCATCTGACCACGCCCATCACCGACGCTGACGTCGAAAAGCTCAAGACCGGCGACGTGGTGTTCATCACCGGCCACATCTACACCGCCCGCGACGCCGCCCACAAACGGCTCGTCGAGACCCTGGACGCGGGAAATCCCCTGCCCTTTGACCTCAAAGGCGCGCTCATCTACTATGTCGGGCCTTCTCCCGCGCCTCCGGGACGCCCCATCGGTTCGGCCGGTCCGACCACGAGCTACCGCATGGACACCTATGCCCCGCGTCTGCATTCGCTGGGGCTTAAGGGCACCATCGGCAAGGGCAAGCGCAGCGACGAGGTCAAGGCCGCCCTGGCCGAACACAAGGCGGTCTACCTGGGCGCCACCGGCGGAGCCGGCGCGCTGCTGTCGCAGCGCATCACCGACGCCAAGGTCATCGCTTACGAAGACCTTGGCCCTGAGGCTATACGGGAGTTGACGGTGAAGGACTTCCCGCTTCTGGTCATAAACGATTGTCATGGCGGGGAGCTGTACGTGAAACCGAACCTCGGCTAG
- a CDS encoding sulfide/dihydroorotate dehydrogenase-like FAD/NAD-binding protein has protein sequence MPSRILRKRKLIPGMTSELVIEAPHIAAKALPGNFVILRVWEDGERIPLTIADADKETGTITLVYLVMGKTTAHLETLDAGDDILDLCGPLGRATEIHKVDGPVICVGGGTGIAAMHHIAKGHHMAGNLVVTIIGARCEDLLLFRDELCSFCPEVLIATNDGSCGRQGLVTDLLVEMLENDKTVAEVVAVGPVPMMRAVAEATRPFGVKTTVSLNSIMVDGIGMCGACRVSVGGETRFACVDGPEFDGHAVDFGELGARLTAFKDQERLSYEEFKSHGCNCSK, from the coding sequence ATGCCAAGCCGGATCCTGCGCAAGCGCAAACTGATTCCGGGCATGACCAGCGAGCTGGTCATCGAGGCCCCGCATATCGCGGCCAAGGCCTTGCCCGGCAACTTCGTGATCCTTCGGGTGTGGGAGGACGGGGAACGCATTCCCCTGACCATCGCCGACGCCGACAAAGAGACAGGCACCATCACCCTGGTCTATCTCGTCATGGGCAAGACCACCGCCCATCTCGAGACCCTGGATGCCGGCGACGACATCCTGGACCTGTGCGGACCGCTGGGACGCGCGACCGAGATCCACAAAGTGGACGGCCCGGTCATCTGCGTCGGCGGCGGCACCGGGATCGCGGCCATGCACCACATCGCCAAAGGCCACCACATGGCCGGCAACCTGGTGGTGACCATCATCGGCGCGCGCTGCGAGGATCTGCTGCTGTTTCGAGACGAACTGTGCTCCTTTTGCCCCGAGGTGCTCATTGCCACCAACGACGGCAGCTGCGGCCGGCAAGGGCTGGTCACGGACCTGCTCGTCGAAATGCTCGAAAACGACAAGACCGTGGCCGAAGTGGTGGCCGTCGGCCCGGTGCCCATGATGCGGGCCGTGGCCGAGGCCACCCGGCCGTTTGGCGTCAAGACCACGGTGAGCCTCAACTCCATCATGGTTGACGGCATCGGCATGTGCGGCGCCTGCCGGGTGAGCGTTGGCGGCGAGACTCGTTTCGCCTGTGTGGACGGTCCGGAATTCGACGGCCATGCCGTGGATTTCGGCGAGCTTGGAGCCCGGCTGACGGCTTTCAAGGATCAGGAACGTCTTTCCTACGAGGAGTTCAAGAGCCATGGCTGCAACTGCTCCAAGTAA
- a CDS encoding malic enzyme-like NAD(P)-binding protein — protein MALFTKEEALNYHSVWRTGKLEVVPIKPCRNQKDLSLAYSPGVAQACLAIAADPELGWKYTNRGNLVAVVSNGTAVLGLGNIGALAGKPVMEGKGVLFKTFADIDVYDINLNTKDPEKIIETVKLLEPTFGAINLEDIKAPECFEIEQRLIEIMDIPVFHDDQHGTAIISGAGIINALEIAGKKIEDLKIVVSGAGAAAIACSKFYVALGVDQANIAMFDSKGHIHAGRTDLHPTKAQFAQKKAFANMAEAFKDADVFLGLSTKGLVSKDMVKSMAKNPIIFAMANPDPEIPYNDAKEARPDAIMGTGRSDFPNQVNNVSGFPFIFRGALDAGSKKINEEMKMAAAKSLAALAKEPVPVEVMDMYGEKDVKFGIDYVIPKALDFRMLEWEAPAVAKAAMDTGVATKTLDLEQYKKDLRTRIDAAHKRIKDYVASYNYDF, from the coding sequence ATGGCGCTTTTCACCAAGGAAGAAGCCCTGAACTACCATTCGGTCTGGCGCACGGGCAAACTGGAAGTCGTGCCCATAAAGCCCTGCCGGAACCAGAAAGACCTCTCCCTGGCCTATTCGCCGGGCGTGGCCCAGGCCTGCCTGGCCATCGCCGCCGATCCTGAGCTTGGCTGGAAGTACACCAACCGCGGCAACCTCGTGGCCGTGGTCTCCAACGGCACGGCCGTCCTGGGCCTGGGCAACATCGGCGCGCTGGCCGGCAAGCCGGTCATGGAAGGCAAGGGCGTGCTGTTTAAGACCTTCGCCGACATCGACGTCTACGACATCAACCTCAACACCAAGGACCCCGAGAAGATCATCGAAACGGTCAAACTCCTCGAGCCGACCTTCGGGGCCATCAACCTCGAAGACATCAAGGCCCCGGAGTGCTTCGAGATCGAGCAGCGCCTGATCGAGATCATGGACATTCCGGTGTTCCACGACGACCAGCACGGCACGGCCATCATCTCCGGCGCGGGCATCATCAACGCCCTGGAGATCGCCGGCAAGAAGATCGAGGACCTCAAAATCGTGGTCTCCGGCGCGGGCGCGGCGGCCATCGCCTGCTCCAAGTTCTATGTGGCGCTGGGCGTCGATCAGGCCAACATCGCCATGTTCGACTCCAAGGGCCACATCCACGCCGGCCGCACCGATCTGCACCCGACCAAGGCCCAGTTCGCCCAGAAAAAGGCCTTTGCCAATATGGCCGAAGCCTTCAAGGACGCCGACGTGTTCCTGGGCCTGTCCACCAAGGGACTGGTCAGCAAGGACATGGTCAAGAGCATGGCCAAGAATCCCATCATCTTCGCCATGGCCAACCCGGACCCGGAGATCCCCTACAACGACGCCAAGGAAGCCCGCCCCGACGCCATCATGGGCACCGGCCGCTCGGACTTCCCCAACCAGGTCAACAACGTCTCGGGGTTCCCGTTCATCTTCCGCGGGGCGCTTGACGCCGGCTCCAAGAAGATCAACGAGGAAATGAAGATGGCCGCCGCCAAGTCCCTGGCCGCCCTGGCCAAGGAGCCCGTGCCCGTCGAGGTCATGGACATGTACGGCGAAAAGGACGTGAAGTTCGGCATCGACTACGTCATCCCCAAGGCCCTGGACTTCCGTATGCTGGAATGGGAAGCCCCGGCCGTGGCCAAGGCGGCCATGGACACGGGCGTTGCCACCAAGACCTTGGACCTGGAACAGTACAAAAAGGACCTGCGTACCCGCATCGACGCCGCCCACAAGCGCATCAAGGACTACGTGGCTTCCTACAACTACGACTTCTAG
- a CDS encoding fumarate reductase flavoprotein subunit translates to MKIIQTDLLCVGAGLAGERVAIEAADNGFSVICLSIVPARRSHSSAAQGGMQAALGNSAMGEGDSPDVHFADTVKGSDWGCDQEVARLFVDAAPIAMRQMAFWGVPWNRVVPGEQTYYKGGKPFTAFEKPENEGLIHSRNFGGTAKWRTCYTSDGTGHCVLYTLDNRAAQMGVSVIDKVEAIALIHDGDTCMGVIARCLKTGELTAYLAKATLIATGGFGRIYRESTNAVICDGGGLITALDTGVVPLGNMEAVQFHPTGIVPTDILVTEGCRGDGGTLLDKNEYRFMPDYEPDKAELASRDVVSRRMTEHMRKGLGVPSPYGDHLWLDIRHLGEAHIRTKLREVDEICQSFLGVDPVYQLIPVRPTQHYSMGGVRTNKDGAAYGLKGLFSAGESACWDMHGFNRLGGNSLAETVVAGMIIGGKIVEFLKGSETVIKTASVRDAMDKQNARIADLVACKNGSENPYTVRNAMFDSIMKGAGIFRNGKDLETCVAELQEILGRARRVGLRSNGKGANPELTMALKIEGMVKLALCVAYGALKRTESRGAHTREDFPERNDRDWLTRTLATWADGADLPTLNYEPATHVFEMPPGDRGYGGGKIIPMNG, encoded by the coding sequence ATGAAAATCATACAGACCGATCTTTTGTGCGTCGGCGCGGGACTGGCCGGCGAGCGCGTGGCCATCGAGGCCGCCGACAACGGTTTTTCCGTCATCTGCCTGTCCATCGTGCCGGCCAGGCGCTCCCACTCCTCGGCCGCCCAGGGCGGTATGCAGGCGGCGCTTGGCAACTCGGCCATGGGCGAGGGCGACTCCCCGGACGTCCACTTCGCCGACACCGTCAAGGGCTCCGACTGGGGCTGCGACCAGGAAGTGGCTCGGCTCTTTGTCGACGCCGCCCCCATCGCCATGCGCCAGATGGCCTTCTGGGGCGTGCCCTGGAACCGCGTCGTGCCCGGCGAACAGACCTACTACAAAGGCGGCAAGCCCTTCACGGCCTTCGAAAAGCCCGAAAACGAGGGACTCATCCACTCGCGCAACTTCGGCGGCACGGCCAAGTGGCGCACCTGCTACACCTCCGACGGCACCGGGCACTGCGTCCTGTACACCCTGGACAACCGGGCCGCCCAGATGGGGGTCAGCGTCATCGACAAGGTCGAGGCCATCGCGCTCATCCACGATGGCGACACCTGCATGGGCGTCATCGCCCGCTGTCTCAAGACCGGCGAGCTGACCGCCTACCTGGCCAAGGCCACGCTCATTGCCACCGGCGGTTTCGGCCGCATCTACCGCGAGTCCACCAACGCCGTCATCTGCGACGGCGGCGGCCTCATTACCGCCCTGGACACCGGCGTGGTGCCCCTGGGCAACATGGAAGCCGTGCAGTTCCACCCCACCGGCATCGTGCCCACCGACATCCTCGTCACCGAAGGCTGCCGCGGCGACGGCGGCACGCTGCTCGATAAGAACGAATACCGCTTCATGCCGGATTACGAGCCGGACAAGGCCGAACTGGCCTCCCGCGATGTCGTGTCCCGCCGCATGACCGAACACATGCGCAAGGGCCTGGGCGTGCCTTCCCCCTACGGCGACCACCTCTGGCTCGACATCCGCCACCTGGGCGAAGCCCACATCCGCACCAAGCTGCGCGAGGTCGACGAGATCTGCCAGTCGTTCCTTGGCGTCGATCCGGTCTACCAGCTCATCCCCGTGCGCCCCACCCAGCACTATTCCATGGGCGGCGTGCGCACCAACAAGGACGGCGCGGCCTACGGCTTAAAAGGCCTGTTCTCGGCCGGCGAATCGGCCTGCTGGGACATGCACGGGTTTAACCGCCTGGGCGGCAACTCCCTGGCCGAAACCGTGGTCGCCGGCATGATCATCGGCGGCAAGATCGTCGAATTCCTCAAAGGTTCCGAGACCGTCATCAAGACCGCCTCGGTGCGCGATGCCATGGACAAGCAAAACGCCCGCATCGCCGATCTCGTCGCCTGCAAGAACGGCAGCGAGAACCCCTACACCGTGCGCAACGCCATGTTCGACTCCATCATGAAGGGAGCCGGCATCTTCCGTAACGGCAAGGATCTCGAAACCTGCGTGGCCGAACTCCAGGAGATCCTGGGCCGCGCCCGCCGCGTCGGCCTGCGCTCAAACGGCAAGGGAGCCAATCCCGAGCTGACCATGGCGCTCAAAATCGAAGGCATGGTCAAGCTCGCCCTGTGCGTGGCCTACGGAGCACTCAAGCGCACCGAATCGCGCGGCGCGCACACCCGCGAGGACTTCCCCGAACGCAACGACCGCGACTGGCTGACCCGCACCCTGGCCACCTGGGCCGACGGGGCCGATCTGCCGACGCTCAACTACGAACCGGCCACCCACGTCTTCGAAATGCCCCCCGGCGACCGCGGCTACGGCGGCGGCAAGATCATTCCCATGAATGGGTAA
- the gltA gene encoding NADPH-dependent glutamate synthase, translating into MAATAPSKKAKAPRTAMPEQDPKVRARNFEEVALGYTAEMALAEAGRCLQCKKPACRKGCPVEIDIPGFIKQITAGDLDEAYAVLRQTNSLPAVCGRVCPQETQCEGSCIVGKKGEPVAIGRLERFVADTHLAKTACETVTGGPACSMPRDDLKVACIGSGPASLTCAGYLAARGIPVTVFEALHEVGGVLVYGIPEFRLPKAVVRQEVEAMKALGVEFKTNWVGGKTITVPELLESGYSAVFIGVGAGLPRFLGVPGENLIGVFSANEYLTRVNLGRAYKFPATDTPTFPAKHVVVFGGGNVAMDAARTAMRLGADKVSLAYRRTEHEMPCRREELHHAKEEGLDILCLNAPVEFIGDETGRLKQIVLQRMELGEPDESGRCSPVACQGDTCTLEADMAIVAVGTGANPLISQTTPGLETYRRGYIVADPATGETSIPNVFAGGDIVTGAATVISAMGAGRRAAKAIADRLLGGAATDMPPDNAAEDSADA; encoded by the coding sequence ATGGCTGCAACTGCTCCAAGTAAGAAAGCGAAAGCCCCCCGCACGGCCATGCCCGAGCAGGATCCCAAGGTCCGGGCCCGCAACTTCGAGGAAGTGGCCCTGGGCTACACGGCCGAGATGGCCCTGGCCGAGGCCGGCCGCTGTCTGCAATGCAAAAAACCCGCCTGCCGCAAGGGCTGTCCCGTGGAGATCGACATCCCCGGGTTCATCAAACAGATCACGGCCGGCGACCTTGACGAAGCCTACGCCGTGCTGCGCCAGACCAATTCCCTGCCGGCCGTGTGCGGCCGGGTCTGCCCCCAGGAGACCCAGTGTGAAGGGTCGTGCATCGTCGGCAAGAAAGGCGAACCCGTGGCCATCGGCCGGCTGGAACGCTTTGTCGCCGACACCCACCTGGCCAAGACCGCCTGCGAGACCGTCACCGGCGGCCCGGCTTGTTCCATGCCGCGCGACGACCTGAAAGTCGCCTGCATCGGCTCGGGGCCGGCCAGCCTCACCTGCGCCGGCTATCTGGCCGCCCGGGGCATCCCGGTCACGGTTTTCGAGGCCCTGCACGAGGTCGGCGGCGTGCTCGTCTACGGCATTCCCGAATTCCGCCTGCCCAAGGCCGTGGTGCGCCAGGAAGTCGAGGCCATGAAGGCCCTGGGCGTGGAATTTAAAACGAACTGGGTCGGCGGCAAGACCATCACCGTGCCCGAGCTGCTGGAGTCGGGCTACAGCGCCGTCTTCATCGGCGTCGGAGCCGGCCTGCCGCGCTTTCTGGGCGTGCCCGGCGAAAACCTCATCGGCGTGTTCTCGGCCAACGAGTACCTGACCCGGGTGAACCTCGGGCGGGCCTACAAGTTCCCGGCCACCGACACCCCGACCTTCCCGGCCAAGCATGTCGTCGTCTTCGGCGGCGGCAACGTGGCCATGGACGCCGCCCGCACGGCCATGCGCCTTGGCGCGGACAAGGTCTCCCTGGCCTACCGCCGCACCGAACACGAAATGCCGTGTCGCCGCGAGGAACTTCACCACGCCAAGGAAGAAGGCCTCGACATCCTGTGCCTGAACGCCCCGGTGGAATTTATCGGCGACGAAACCGGGCGGCTCAAACAAATCGTGCTCCAGCGCATGGAGCTTGGCGAACCCGACGAATCGGGCCGCTGCTCGCCGGTGGCCTGCCAGGGCGACACCTGTACCCTGGAAGCCGACATGGCCATCGTGGCCGTGGGCACCGGCGCCAACCCGCTCATCAGCCAGACCACCCCGGGCCTGGAGACCTATCGCCGGGGCTACATCGTGGCCGATCCGGCCACGGGCGAGACGTCCATTCCCAATGTCTTTGCCGGCGGCGACATCGTCACCGGCGCGGCCACCGTCATCTCGGCCATGGGCGCCGGACGCCGGGCGGCCAAGGCCATCGCCGACCGCCTGCTCGGCGGCGCGGCGACCGACATGCCACCGGACAACGCGGCGGAAGATTCCGCCGACGCGTAA